Proteins from a single region of Sphingomonas swuensis:
- the infC gene encoding translation initiation factor IF-3, giving the protein MTGPRYNEFIQSQKVRVIDENGENLGVMFTREAYEQAVSVGLDLVEISPNADPPVAKFLDIGRFKYEAQKKANEQRKKQKTQEIKEIKMRPNIDDHDYDTKMKKVVEFLGEGDKVKLTMRFRGREMAHGQLGMAVLQRASEQVSEIAKIEAHPRMEGRQMLMVLAPK; this is encoded by the coding sequence ATGACCGGTCCCCGCTATAACGAGTTCATCCAGAGCCAGAAGGTGCGGGTGATCGACGAAAATGGCGAGAACCTTGGCGTGATGTTTACGCGCGAAGCATATGAGCAGGCCGTAAGTGTCGGCCTCGACCTCGTCGAGATCAGCCCGAACGCCGATCCGCCCGTCGCCAAGTTCCTCGATATCGGCCGCTTCAAGTACGAAGCCCAGAAGAAGGCCAACGAGCAGCGCAAGAAGCAGAAGACGCAGGAGATCAAGGAGATCAAGATGCGTCCGAACATCGACGACCATGACTACGACACCAAGATGAAGAAGGTGGTCGAGTTCCTGGGCGAGGGCGACAAGGTGAAGCTCACCATGCGTTTTCGCGGTCGCGAGATGGCCCATGGCCAGCTCGGCATGGCGGTCCTGCAGCGCGCTTCGGAGCAAGTCTCTGAGATTGCGAAGATCGAGGCCCATCCGCGAATGGAAGGCCGGCAGATGCTGATGGTGCTCGCGCCCAAGTAG
- a CDS encoding cysteine desulfurase, with product MNVQAPISAALDVRDQFPAIAGWHYLDSAVSAQKPRAVIDAITQAYARDYASVHRGVYQRSADMTLAYEAARARAGNFIGGAAEETVFTRGATEAINLVAQVLPKEGRGRVLLSALEHHSNIVPWQLAGYAIDVVPLTADGRIDLDAAEAMISDEHRLVSFAHVSNVLGSILDVERAARIAHSRGALLLLDGCQAAPRVAIDVAASGADIYTYSGHKLYGPTGIGVLWARKALLESMPPWQGGGAMIDSVSFERTTFMPPPQRFEAGTPHIVGGIGLAAAIDWVEGIGIDRIHAHEARLVAECRDALRALGFVRLLGPEESAGIVSFEVEGVHPHDVGTILDDEGVAIRAGHHCAQPLMQLLGVPATCRASFAAHSDSSDIAALVEGLRKVKRIFG from the coding sequence GTGAACGTCCAGGCGCCGATCAGCGCGGCGCTCGACGTGCGCGACCAATTTCCCGCAATCGCCGGCTGGCATTATCTCGACAGCGCCGTTTCCGCCCAGAAGCCTCGGGCGGTGATCGACGCGATCACCCAGGCCTATGCGCGGGACTATGCCTCGGTGCATCGCGGCGTCTACCAGCGCAGCGCCGACATGACGCTGGCTTATGAGGCCGCCCGCGCCCGCGCCGGCAACTTCATCGGCGGCGCGGCCGAGGAAACCGTCTTCACCCGCGGCGCGACCGAGGCGATCAACCTCGTCGCGCAGGTGCTCCCGAAGGAGGGAAGGGGTCGAGTCCTCCTTTCTGCGCTCGAGCATCACAGCAATATCGTGCCCTGGCAGCTCGCCGGCTACGCGATCGACGTCGTGCCGCTGACCGCGGATGGCCGGATCGACCTCGACGCCGCCGAGGCGATGATCAGCGACGAGCATCGCCTTGTCTCCTTCGCGCATGTTTCGAACGTGCTCGGCTCGATCCTCGACGTGGAACGCGCGGCTCGGATCGCGCACTCCAGGGGCGCGCTGCTGCTGCTCGACGGGTGCCAGGCCGCGCCGCGAGTCGCCATCGACGTCGCTGCCAGCGGCGCTGACATCTACACCTACTCGGGTCACAAGCTCTACGGGCCGACCGGGATCGGCGTGCTGTGGGCGCGCAAGGCGCTGCTCGAGAGCATGCCGCCGTGGCAGGGCGGCGGCGCGATGATCGACAGCGTCTCGTTCGAGCGCACCACCTTCATGCCGCCGCCGCAGCGGTTCGAGGCCGGCACCCCGCACATCGTCGGCGGGATCGGGCTCGCCGCCGCGATCGATTGGGTCGAGGGCATTGGGATCGACCGTATCCACGCCCATGAGGCACGCCTCGTCGCCGAATGCCGCGACGCGCTGCGCGCTCTTGGCTTCGTCCGCCTCTTAGGGCCCGAGGAAAGCGCCGGGATCGTCAGTTTCGAAGTCGAGGGGGTGCATCCGCACGACGTCGGCACCATCTTAGACGATGAAGGCGTGGCGATCCGCGCCGGCCACCATTGCGCGCAGCCGTTGATGCAGCTGCTCGGTGTTCCGGCGACCTGCCGCGCCAGCTTCGCCGCCCATTCCGACAGCAGCGACATCGCCGCTCTGGTCGAGGGCCTCAGGAAAGTGAAACGGATCTTCGGATGA
- a CDS encoding SUF system Fe-S cluster assembly protein produces the protein MNEERKINIEEVEAVSPPPKARVEAETPAETFERKRDYLAGFLAEQPAQASPAGPGGDLQAAIVETLKTIYDPEIPVDIYELGLIYDVAVDADGDAVVTMTLTTPHCPVAESMPGEVELRVLSVPGVRDAEVKLVWDPPWDPSKMSDEARLELGML, from the coding sequence ATGAACGAGGAACGCAAGATCAACATCGAGGAAGTCGAAGCGGTCAGTCCGCCGCCCAAGGCGCGGGTCGAGGCGGAAACGCCGGCCGAGACCTTCGAACGCAAGCGCGACTATCTTGCCGGCTTCCTTGCCGAGCAGCCCGCGCAGGCGTCCCCGGCCGGCCCCGGCGGCGACCTGCAGGCGGCGATCGTCGAGACGCTCAAGACCATCTACGATCCCGAGATCCCGGTCGACATCTACGAGCTCGGGCTGATCTACGACGTTGCGGTCGATGCCGACGGTGACGCGGTGGTGACGATGACGTTGACCACGCCGCATTGCCCGGTGGCCGAGTCCATGCCCGGCGAGGTCGAGCTTCGGGTGCTGTCGGTCCCCGGCGTGCGCGATGCCGAGGTCAAGCTCGTCTGGGATCCGCCCTGGGATCCGTCCAAGATGAGCGACGAGGCCCGGCTCGAACTGGGGATGCTGTGA
- a CDS encoding iron-sulfur cluster assembly accessory protein, whose translation MSQATTTRRPRPAAITLTPAAEQRVAKLMAQAPADAIGVKLSTPRRGCSGLAYSVDYVTTEDKFDEKIETSGGTFYVDGGSILYLIGSTMDWVEDDFTAGFTFANPNAKGACGCGESFTV comes from the coding sequence ATGAGCCAGGCGACCACCACCCGCCGCCCTCGCCCAGCCGCGATCACGCTGACGCCTGCCGCCGAGCAGCGCGTCGCCAAGCTCATGGCGCAGGCGCCCGCCGACGCGATCGGCGTCAAGCTGTCGACCCCGCGCCGCGGCTGCTCGGGTCTTGCCTATTCGGTCGACTACGTGACCACCGAAGACAAGTTCGACGAGAAGATCGAGACTTCCGGCGGGACCTTCTACGTCGACGGTGGCTCGATCCTCTATCTCATCGGATCGACGATGGACTGGGTGGAGGACGACTTCACTGCCGGCTTCACCTTCGCCAATCCCAACGCCAAGGGTGCCTGCGGCTGCGGCGAGAGCTTCACGGTCTAG
- the sufC gene encoding Fe-S cluster assembly ATPase SufC, with amino-acid sequence MLDIQNLQATVADKPILNGLSLAVPAGEVHAIMGPNGAGKSTLAYVLGGRPGYEVTGGSVTLDGTDLLAQEPHERAAAGLFLGFQYPVEIPGVSSMQFIRESLNAQRRARGEAELSGAEFIRLAKAEAAELGMDVDMLKRPVNVGFSGGEKKRAEMVQMGIMRPKFAVLDETDSGLDIDALRIVGAGINRIMRAPDKGVLLITHYQRLLDYVQPDRVHVLTAGQITRSGGPELAHELERGGYAEVA; translated from the coding sequence ATGTTGGACATTCAGAACCTCCAGGCGACCGTCGCCGACAAGCCGATCCTGAACGGCCTTTCGCTCGCCGTTCCGGCGGGCGAGGTGCATGCGATCATGGGACCAAACGGAGCGGGCAAGTCTACGCTGGCTTACGTGCTGGGCGGACGGCCGGGCTATGAGGTCACCGGCGGTTCTGTCACGCTCGACGGCACCGACCTTCTCGCGCAGGAGCCGCACGAGCGCGCCGCCGCCGGGCTGTTCCTCGGCTTTCAATATCCCGTCGAGATCCCCGGCGTTTCCTCGATGCAGTTTATCCGCGAGAGCCTCAACGCCCAGCGCCGCGCGCGCGGCGAGGCCGAGCTGTCGGGCGCCGAGTTCATCCGCCTCGCAAAGGCCGAAGCGGCCGAGCTGGGTATGGACGTCGATATGCTCAAGCGTCCGGTCAACGTCGGCTTCTCGGGCGGCGAGAAGAAGCGCGCCGAGATGGTCCAGATGGGCATCATGCGGCCCAAGTTCGCGGTGCTGGACGAGACCGACAGCGGGCTCGACATCGATGCGCTGCGGATCGTCGGCGCCGGCATCAACCGGATCATGCGCGCGCCCGACAAGGGCGTGCTGCTGATCACCCACTATCAGCGCCTGCTCGACTATGTGCAGCCCGACCGCGTCCACGTCCTGACCGCGGGCCAGATCACCCGTTCGGGCGGTCCCGAGCTTGCGCATGAGCTTGAGCGCGGAGGCTACGCCGAGGTCGCATGA
- a CDS encoding TonB-dependent receptor, with the protein MRKSIWLLSAGLFAISTPAFAQSTDTDKGAAQPTDGATAEAAAVDQTATEQTAEQANTADTGDIIVTATRRNEALSDVPLAVSAITAQTLENSGVADIRQLVQVSPSLLVSSTSSEAGAGVARIRGVGTVGDNPGLESSVAVFVDGVYRSRTGVGLTELGQIDRIEVLRGPQGTLFGRNASAGLISIITAKPSFKTAINGELTLGNYDLRRVEVGATGAITDGFAVRADAVYLKRDGYLTDVVSGRDVNNRDRYLLRLQSLYKPNDNFSFRLIGDYSKRDEECCGATYLRARNYARVGGVTVEQPSTVAGLERALGGIINDDTFSRKIAITPGRDYDSQVKDYGVSGEAVYDFGGAELTSITAYRYNNYVRGQDADFNNLDIIYRASDGDAFNKFKTFTQELRLQGSALNDRLDWLVGGYFARENLRVSDNLSYGADYDRYANCLLFSGNPALTSFFQPSSSTCVNSGALGTALGQIQGGIAALSAIPVGSRTPAQVAQLATLQGQFAQLAPLNANPARPGFGSIAATLGVPGFTFNGVGLRDDFDQKSHNMALFTHNIFALTQSLKLTVGARYTRERKTLDATFNDNNTLCRALTALNGTTNPLAGLQAAQQLPCIIPSVPGGSFAPERGKRTESKLSGTVVLSWKPVDDILTYASYSKGYKAGGFNLDRSGLNRTIFGNTTTNPGAPGGITANSSLDLLEFKPELNDAYELGIKYNGRGVDINFAAFQQLFRDFQLNTFNGLNFFVENINSCKKSVLLGDTDNIIGNGACDKDDLRAGVRSRGVELEIFTRPVQDVTLNVGTTFVSTRYRDNLVGADGRPLSVALFQLPGRRLSNSSGLSVTASAGFNPRITASGIRALFYVDARHASQFNTGSDLDIEKRQSPYTVVNGRIGLQGPNGMWGVELWAQNLFNEDYLQVAFDATLQGTGTRRAVDNGFATSSSQLFGAFLAEPRTYGITLRTRM; encoded by the coding sequence ATGCGCAAGTCCATCTGGCTGCTTTCGGCCGGCCTGTTCGCCATCTCCACGCCGGCCTTCGCCCAGTCGACCGACACCGACAAGGGCGCTGCTCAGCCGACCGACGGCGCAACCGCCGAAGCCGCCGCGGTTGACCAGACCGCGACCGAGCAGACCGCCGAGCAGGCGAACACCGCCGACACCGGCGACATCATCGTCACCGCCACACGCCGCAACGAAGCGCTGTCTGACGTTCCGCTGGCCGTCAGCGCGATCACCGCGCAGACCCTCGAGAACTCGGGCGTCGCCGACATCCGCCAGCTGGTCCAGGTCAGCCCCTCGCTGCTCGTCTCCTCGACCTCGTCCGAAGCCGGCGCGGGCGTCGCCCGTATCCGCGGCGTCGGAACGGTCGGCGACAACCCGGGTCTCGAGAGCTCGGTCGCGGTGTTCGTCGACGGCGTCTACCGCTCGCGCACCGGCGTCGGCCTGACCGAACTCGGCCAGATCGACCGCATCGAGGTCCTCCGCGGTCCGCAGGGCACGCTGTTCGGCCGCAACGCCTCGGCCGGCCTCATCTCGATCATCACCGCCAAGCCGTCGTTCAAGACCGCGATCAACGGCGAACTGACGCTCGGCAACTACGACCTGCGCCGTGTCGAAGTGGGCGCCACCGGCGCAATCACCGACGGCTTCGCGGTTCGTGCCGACGCCGTCTACCTCAAGCGCGACGGCTACCTGACCGACGTGGTCTCGGGCCGCGACGTCAACAACCGCGATCGCTACCTTCTTCGCCTCCAGAGCCTCTACAAGCCCAACGACAACTTCAGCTTCCGCCTGATCGGCGACTATTCGAAGCGTGACGAAGAGTGCTGCGGCGCGACCTATCTGCGCGCCCGCAACTACGCCCGCGTCGGCGGCGTCACCGTCGAGCAGCCCTCGACGGTCGCAGGCCTCGAGCGCGCGCTCGGCGGAATCATCAACGACGACACCTTCTCGCGCAAGATCGCGATCACGCCCGGCCGCGACTATGATTCGCAGGTCAAGGACTATGGCGTGTCGGGCGAGGCGGTCTACGACTTCGGTGGCGCCGAGCTGACCAGCATCACCGCCTACCGCTACAACAACTACGTCCGCGGCCAGGATGCCGACTTCAACAACCTCGACATCATCTACCGCGCCTCGGACGGCGACGCGTTCAACAAGTTCAAGACCTTCACCCAGGAGCTTCGTCTCCAGGGCTCGGCGCTGAACGATCGTCTCGACTGGCTGGTCGGCGGCTACTTCGCTCGCGAGAACCTGCGCGTCTCGGACAACCTCAGCTACGGCGCCGACTACGACCGCTATGCCAACTGCCTGCTGTTCAGCGGCAATCCGGCGCTCACCAGCTTCTTTCAGCCGAGCTCGTCGACCTGCGTCAACAGCGGCGCCCTGGGCACCGCGCTCGGCCAGATCCAGGGTGGCATTGCCGCACTGAGCGCCATCCCGGTCGGATCGCGCACCCCGGCGCAGGTCGCGCAGCTTGCGACCCTGCAGGGCCAGTTCGCACAGCTCGCCCCGCTCAACGCCAATCCGGCGCGTCCGGGTTTCGGCTCAATCGCGGCGACCCTCGGCGTCCCGGGCTTCACCTTCAACGGTGTCGGGCTGCGTGACGACTTCGACCAGAAGAGCCACAACATGGCGCTCTTCACCCACAACATCTTCGCGCTCACCCAGTCGCTGAAGCTGACCGTCGGCGCCCGCTACACCCGCGAGCGCAAGACCCTCGACGCCACCTTCAACGACAACAACACCCTCTGCCGCGCACTGACCGCGCTCAACGGCACCACGAACCCGCTGGCCGGCCTCCAGGCTGCCCAGCAGCTGCCGTGCATCATTCCGAGCGTGCCGGGCGGAAGCTTCGCGCCCGAGCGCGGCAAGCGCACCGAGAGCAAGCTGTCGGGCACCGTCGTCCTCAGCTGGAAGCCGGTCGACGACATCCTGACCTACGCCAGCTACTCGAAGGGCTATAAGGCGGGCGGCTTCAACCTCGACCGTTCGGGCCTGAACCGCACCATCTTCGGCAACACCACGACCAACCCGGGCGCACCGGGTGGCATCACCGCCAACTCGTCGCTCGACCTCCTCGAGTTCAAGCCGGAGCTGAACGACGCTTACGAGCTCGGCATCAAGTACAATGGTCGCGGCGTCGACATCAACTTCGCCGCCTTCCAGCAGCTGTTCCGCGACTTCCAGCTGAACACCTTCAACGGGCTCAACTTCTTCGTCGAGAACATCAACAGCTGCAAGAAGTCGGTCCTGCTCGGCGACACCGACAACATCATCGGCAACGGCGCCTGCGACAAGGACGACCTGCGTGCCGGTGTCCGCAGCCGCGGCGTCGAACTGGAGATCTTCACCCGCCCGGTGCAGGACGTGACGCTCAACGTCGGCACGACTTTCGTCAGCACCCGCTACCGCGACAATCTGGTCGGCGCCGATGGCCGTCCGCTCAGCGTCGCGCTGTTCCAGCTGCCGGGTCGCCGCCTGTCCAACAGCTCGGGCCTGTCGGTCACGGCTTCGGCGGGCTTCAACCCGCGGATCACCGCCAGCGGCATTCGTGCGCTGTTCTATGTCGATGCGCGTCACGCCTCGCAGTTCAACACCGGCTCGGATCTCGACATCGAGAAGCGCCAGTCGCCGTACACAGTCGTCAACGGCCGCATCGGCCTGCAGGGACCCAACGGAATGTGGGGCGTCGAGCTGTGGGCGCAGAACCTGTTCAACGAGGACTATCTGCAGGTGGCGTTCGACGCGACCCTGCAGGGCACCGGAACCCGCCGCGCGGTGGACAACGGCTTCGCCACCTCGTCGAGCCAGCTGTTCGGCGCCTTCCTGGCCGAGCCGCGCACCTACGGGATCACCCTGCGCACCCGCATGTAA
- the thrS gene encoding threonine--tRNA ligase, with protein MSRMFRISLPDGSVREMPEGSTPADVAAAIGPGLAKAALAARVDGEVRDIMRPFEGDSELALITARDEKDALELVRHDFAHVLAEAVQKLFPGTQITFGPATDDGFYYDFAPAEGRGPFTEEDLPAIEEAMRQVIAADEPMIREVWTREDVRDYFARTGERFKAEWVMELPAGETITMYRSGKGDDAWMDLCRGPHLASTGKLDPQAFKLTRVSGAYWRGDPANPMLSRVYGTAWLNKKQLAEHLTRLEEAAKRDHRRLAKEMDLFHLQEEAHGSVFWHPNGFRVYRELEAYMRRKIDSAGYREVKTPQIMDARQWEQSGHWGKYRENMFVIPDEVPNTEDEGPVVSGDARWMALKPMNCPAHVLIFRQGIKSYRDLPLRLYENGCCHRNEPHGALHGLMRVRQFTQDDAHIFCTEEQVVEEVKAFCALADTIYRDFGFTYSIKLALRPEKRFGSDADWDKAENELRDAVTAAGLATPEYGWEELPGEGAFYAPKLEWHLTDAIGRTWQVGTIQSDRVLPDRLDATFVGEDGERHRPVMLHRAIFGSYERFIGILIEHHAGRFPVWLAPTQAVVATIVSDADDYANEVVSKLQAAGFRAEADTRNEKINYKVREHSLAKVPLLLVVGKREAEEGSVAIRRLGSEERQQVMSLDEAMAMLRDEATPPDLR; from the coding sequence ATGTCCAGGATGTTTCGAATCTCGCTTCCCGATGGCTCCGTTCGGGAGATGCCCGAAGGATCGACCCCTGCCGACGTGGCTGCGGCGATCGGTCCGGGTCTGGCCAAGGCCGCGCTCGCGGCGCGGGTCGATGGCGAGGTCCGCGACATCATGCGCCCGTTCGAGGGCGATTCCGAGCTCGCGCTGATCACCGCGCGCGACGAGAAGGATGCGCTCGAGCTGGTCCGGCACGACTTCGCCCATGTCCTCGCCGAAGCCGTGCAGAAGCTCTTTCCCGGTACGCAGATCACCTTCGGTCCGGCGACCGACGATGGCTTCTACTACGACTTCGCTCCGGCCGAGGGCCGCGGTCCCTTCACCGAGGAGGACCTTCCCGCGATCGAAGAGGCGATGCGCCAAGTCATCGCGGCCGACGAACCGATGATCCGCGAAGTGTGGACGCGCGAGGACGTGCGCGACTATTTCGCCCGCACCGGCGAGCGCTTCAAGGCCGAGTGGGTGATGGAGCTGCCCGCGGGCGAGACCATCACCATGTACCGCTCGGGCAAGGGCGACGACGCCTGGATGGACCTGTGCCGCGGGCCGCACCTCGCCTCGACCGGGAAGCTCGATCCGCAGGCGTTCAAGCTGACCCGCGTGTCGGGTGCCTACTGGCGTGGTGACCCCGCCAATCCGATGCTTTCGCGGGTCTACGGCACCGCCTGGCTCAACAAGAAGCAGCTCGCCGAGCACCTCACCCGGCTCGAGGAGGCTGCCAAGCGCGACCACCGGCGGCTGGCCAAGGAGATGGACCTGTTCCACCTCCAGGAAGAAGCCCACGGCTCGGTCTTCTGGCACCCCAACGGCTTCCGCGTGTACCGCGAGCTCGAGGCCTACATGCGCCGCAAGATCGACTCGGCGGGCTATCGCGAGGTCAAGACCCCGCAGATCATGGACGCGCGCCAGTGGGAGCAGTCCGGCCACTGGGGCAAGTATCGCGAGAACATGTTCGTCATCCCCGACGAGGTTCCGAACACCGAGGACGAGGGCCCGGTGGTCAGCGGCGACGCGCGCTGGATGGCGCTCAAGCCGATGAATTGCCCGGCGCACGTCCTCATCTTCCGCCAGGGTATCAAGAGCTACCGCGACCTGCCGCTACGGCTCTATGAAAACGGCTGCTGCCACCGCAACGAGCCGCACGGCGCGTTGCACGGCCTGATGCGGGTCCGGCAGTTCACCCAGGACGACGCGCACATCTTCTGCACCGAGGAGCAGGTGGTCGAGGAGGTGAAGGCCTTCTGCGCGCTGGCCGACACCATCTACCGCGACTTCGGCTTCACCTATTCGATCAAGCTCGCGCTCCGTCCCGAGAAGCGGTTCGGCTCGGATGCCGACTGGGACAAGGCCGAGAACGAATTGCGCGACGCCGTCACCGCGGCCGGGTTGGCGACGCCGGAATATGGCTGGGAAGAGCTGCCGGGCGAGGGGGCCTTCTACGCGCCAAAGCTCGAGTGGCACCTGACCGATGCAATCGGCCGTACTTGGCAGGTCGGCACCATCCAATCGGACCGGGTGCTCCCCGACCGCCTCGATGCGACCTTCGTCGGCGAGGATGGCGAGCGGCATCGGCCGGTCATGCTTCACCGCGCGATCTTTGGCAGCTACGAGCGCTTCATCGGGATCCTGATCGAGCATCATGCCGGCCGCTTCCCGGTGTGGCTCGCGCCCACCCAGGCGGTGGTCGCGACGATCGTGTCGGACGCCGACGATTATGCCAATGAGGTGGTCTCGAAGCTGCAGGCGGCGGGCTTCCGGGCTGAAGCCGACACGCGCAACGAGAAGATCAACTACAAGGTTCGCGAGCACAGCCTCGCCAAGGTCCCGCTGCTGCTGGTCGTCGGCAAGCGCGAGGCCGAGGAAGGTAGCGTTGCGATCCGGCGGCTCGGCTCGGAGGAGCGCCAGCAGGTGATGAGCCTCGACGAGGCGATGGCCATGCTCCGCGACGAGGCGACGCCGCCCGACCTTCGCTGA
- a CDS encoding SufD family Fe-S cluster assembly protein produces the protein MSVATLPTRKDEAYRYADLAALDRVWHGLAPARRIDIPAGEQDAHVLIVNQDSVEVHRAEIVLEPGATLSLFVLNGATDYGRVEVDVTVRDGAHFALHAANIAGGKATQEIVTVVRHEEPNGTSNQVVRSVLAGTSTGSYLGKVAVARNAQKVDGEQSVKAMLLDRGATANCKPELEIYADDVKCAHGASVGELDPDQLFYALSRGLDPASAKALLLEGFVLQLWDEAPADRRDELIAETRRLLRKVAR, from the coding sequence ATGAGCGTCGCCACTCTTCCGACCCGCAAGGACGAGGCCTATCGCTACGCCGACCTGGCGGCGCTCGACCGCGTCTGGCACGGCCTCGCGCCCGCACGCCGCATCGACATTCCGGCCGGCGAACAGGATGCCCACGTTCTGATCGTCAATCAGGACAGCGTGGAGGTCCACCGTGCCGAGATCGTGCTGGAGCCCGGCGCCACACTGTCGCTGTTCGTCCTCAATGGCGCGACCGACTATGGCAGGGTCGAAGTCGACGTGACGGTCCGTGACGGCGCGCATTTTGCGCTTCATGCCGCCAATATCGCTGGGGGCAAGGCGACGCAGGAAATCGTCACCGTCGTCCGTCATGAGGAGCCGAACGGCACCTCCAACCAGGTCGTTCGAAGCGTCCTCGCCGGGACTTCGACCGGCTCCTACCTCGGCAAGGTCGCGGTCGCGCGCAACGCGCAGAAGGTGGACGGCGAGCAGTCGGTCAAGGCGATGCTGCTTGACCGCGGCGCCACCGCCAACTGCAAGCCCGAGCTCGAGATCTACGCCGACGACGTGAAGTGCGCCCATGGCGCCTCCGTCGGCGAGCTCGATCCCGACCAGCTCTTCTACGCCCTGTCGCGCGGGCTCGACCCTGCTAGCGCCAAGGCGCTTCTGCTCGAGGGTTTCGTCCTGCAGCTGTGGGACGAAGCACCCGCTGATCGTCGCGACGAGTTGATCGCCGAAACCCGTCGCCTGTTGCGCAAGGTGGCGCGGTGA
- the sufB gene encoding Fe-S cluster assembly protein SufB, producing MNEATTIRNQEAHEAAEKLATYEWGFTSDIESEFAPKGLSEDTVRFISAKKGEPEWLLEWRLKGYRAWLEMEEVDWAKLDIPPIDYQDAYYYAEPKKRPTIASLDELDPEIRRTYEKLGIPIEEQKVLAGVEGARKVAVDAVFDSVSVATTFREELDRAGVIFRSISEAVKEFPDLVRKYLGSVVPQRDNFFACLNSAVFSDGTFVYIPEGVRCPMELSTYFRINAENTGQFERTLIVADKGSYVSYLEGCTAPMRDENQLHAAVVEIFAHEDAEVKYSTVQNWYPGNAEGVGGIYNFVTKRAMCSGARSKVSWTQVETGSAITWKYPSCILKGDGSVGEFYSVALTNNRQQADTGTKMIHIGKNTRSTIVSKGISAGRSDNTYRGLVKVMPGAENVRNFTQCDSLLLGDQCGAHTVPYIEVKNPTATIEHEATTSKISEDQLFYAMARGLDQEAAVALIVNGFAREVLKQLPMEFAVEAQKLLGISLEGSVG from the coding sequence ATGAACGAAGCCACCACCATCCGGAACCAGGAAGCGCACGAGGCCGCCGAGAAGCTCGCCACCTACGAGTGGGGCTTCACCAGCGACATCGAATCCGAGTTCGCGCCAAAGGGCCTGTCCGAGGACACCGTCCGCTTCATCAGCGCCAAGAAGGGCGAGCCCGAGTGGCTGCTCGAATGGCGGCTGAAGGGTTATCGCGCCTGGCTCGAGATGGAGGAGGTCGACTGGGCCAAGCTCGACATTCCGCCGATCGACTATCAGGACGCCTATTATTACGCCGAGCCGAAGAAGCGGCCGACGATCGCGAGTCTCGACGAGCTCGATCCCGAAATCCGCCGGACTTACGAGAAGCTCGGCATCCCGATCGAGGAGCAGAAGGTGCTCGCCGGCGTCGAGGGTGCGCGCAAGGTCGCGGTGGACGCGGTGTTCGACAGCGTCTCGGTCGCGACGACCTTCCGCGAGGAGCTCGACCGCGCAGGCGTCATCTTCCGCTCGATCTCGGAAGCGGTGAAGGAATTCCCCGATCTCGTCCGCAAGTATCTCGGGAGCGTGGTCCCGCAGCGCGACAACTTCTTCGCCTGCCTGAACTCGGCCGTCTTCTCCGACGGCACCTTCGTCTACATCCCCGAGGGCGTCCGCTGCCCGATGGAGCTGTCGACCTACTTCCGCATCAATGCCGAGAATACCGGCCAGTTCGAGCGCACGCTGATCGTCGCCGACAAGGGCAGCTACGTCAGCTACCTCGAGGGCTGCACCGCGCCGATGCGCGACGAGAACCAGCTTCACGCTGCGGTGGTCGAGATCTTCGCCCACGAGGATGCGGAGGTGAAATACTCCACCGTCCAGAACTGGTACCCGGGCAACGCCGAGGGCGTCGGCGGGATCTACAATTTCGTGACCAAGCGGGCGATGTGCTCGGGAGCGCGCTCGAAGGTGTCGTGGACGCAGGTCGAGACCGGCTCGGCGATCACCTGGAAGTACCCCAGTTGCATCCTCAAGGGCGATGGCAGCGTCGGCGAATTCTACTCGGTCGCGCTGACCAACAACCGGCAGCAGGCCGACACCGGCACCAAGATGATCCACATCGGCAAGAACACCCGTTCGACCATCGTTTCGAAGGGCATCTCGGCCGGCCGCTCCGACAACACTTATCGCGGGCTGGTGAAGGTCATGCCGGGCGCCGAGAACGTCCGCAACTTCACCCAGTGCGACAGTCTGCTGCTCGGCGACCAGTGCGGCGCCCACACCGTGCCTTACATCGAGGTCAAGAACCCGACCGCGACGATCGAGCATGAAGCGACCACGTCGAAGATCAGCGAGGATCAGCTGTTCTACGCCATGGCTCGCGGGCTCGACCAGGAAGCGGCGGTGGCCCTCATCGTCAACGGCTTCGCCCGCGAGGTGCTGAAGCAGCTGCCGATGGAATTCGCGGTCGAGGCGCAGAAGCTGCTGGGGATCAGCCTCGAGGGGAGCGTGGGGTGA